From one Lycium ferocissimum isolate CSIRO_LF1 chromosome 5, AGI_CSIRO_Lferr_CH_V1, whole genome shotgun sequence genomic stretch:
- the LOC132057180 gene encoding uncharacterized protein LOC132057180, whose product MAVCSASYQLDSKRISCFSESSKETLGCAPGNPGGSFLNDLGHHFSESLKIEDGKDLIYKEDSNTSEEDGSEDIHANDADTGITDSEKFLIKSATFPCSAMSTPPPELVYEQKEQEADAKSTDLPYSRSVSLPTASKLVSAIKGSREKQGKPPKKLSVTWAPDVYDPIPTAVSHVPSKVQRHRSDHRKNGKNKKKSNGKSSRESKGKDKKQGRKHGGSTKRSYLPLEDNHIMTCSSFDSLEDNVTAHSSGLQAGAVDYDIGSTLDPFCGSSFLKKSVTKLHFPVAKAS is encoded by the exons ATGGCCGTTTGTTCTGCTAGTTACCAGTTGGACTCTAAAAGGATAAGTTGCTTTTCTGAGTCGTCAAAGGAGACTCTTGGTTGTGCTCCTGGCAATCCAGGAGGTTCTTTTTTAAATGATCTTGGGCACCATTTCTCTGAATCTCTGAAAATTGAGGATGGTAAAGACTTGATTTACAAGGAAGATTCCAACACGTCGGAGGAAGATGGAAGTGAAGATATTCATGCAAATGACGCTGACACTGGCATTACGGACTCAGAAAAATTCTTGATCAAGTCTGCAACATTTCCATGCTCTGCTATGAGCACTCCCCCTCCTGAGTTGGTTTATGAGCAGAAGGAGCAGGAGGCCGATGCTAAATCTACTGATTTGCCTTATTCACGTTCCGTATCTTTACCT ACAGCTTCGAAGCTTGTATCTGCCATTAAAGGTAGCCGTGAGAAACAAGGAAAACCACCCAAGAAGCTTTCTGTGACATGGGCTCCTGATGTGTATGACCCTATCCCGACAGCAGTTTCCCATGTGCCAAGCAAGGTACAACGTCACAGGAGCGACCACAGGAAGAACGggaagaataagaagaaaagtAATGGCAAATCTTCACGAGAGAGCAAGGGTAAAGACAAGAAACAAGGTCGCAAACATGGTGGGAGTACCAAGAGGAGTTATCTTCCTCTCGAGGATAACCACATAATGACTTGTTCTAGCTTTGATTCTCTGGAGGATAACGTAACTGCTCATTCTAGTGGGCTGCAGGCTGGTGCCGTGGATTATGATATTGGCAGCACCCTGGATCCATTCTGTGGTAGTAGTTTTCTAAAGAAATCTGTCACAAAGTTGCATTTCCCAGTTGCAAAGGCGTCATGA
- the LOC132057181 gene encoding histone H2A — translation MEKKGAGGRKGGGPKKKPVSRSVKAGLQFPVGRIGRYLKKGRYAHRVGSGAPVYLAAVLEYLAAEVLELAGNAARDNKKNRIIPRHVLLAVRNDEELGKLLAGVTIAHGGVIPNINPVLLPKKSDKVGKEPAAKSPSKATKSPRKA, via the exons atggaaaagaaaggtGCTGGTGGAAGGAAGGGAGGTGGGCCTAAGAAGAAACCCGTTTCCCGTTCAGTTAAAGCGGGTTTGCAGTTTCCAGTGGGTAGAATTGGGCGTTACTTGAAAAAGGGTAGATATGCACATCGTGTTGGTAGTGGTGCTCCTGTTTATCTTGCTGCTGTTCTTGAATACCTTGCTGCTGAG GTTTTAGAATTGGCTGGAAACGCAGCGAGAGACAACAAGAAGAACAGGATTATACCAAGGCATGTTTTATTAGCTGTGAGGAACGATGAAGAACTCGGGAAACTCCTAGCTGGTGTAACTATCGCTCATGGAGGTGTGATTCCCAACATCAATCCAGTTCTTCTGCCTAAGAAATCCGACAAGGTTGGAAAAGAACCTGCTGCTAAATCCCCATCAAAGGCTACCAAGTCACCAAGGAAGGCCTAA